In a genomic window of Sutcliffiella sp. FSL R7-0096:
- a CDS encoding type 1 glutamine amidotransferase domain-containing protein has product MTLHNKKVIQLVSDEFEDLELWYPVLRLREEGAEVVIAGEKAGTTYVGKYGVPIQSDISFHDADPNDFDAILVPGGWSPDKLRRYDDIIAMVRTMNDQQKPIGQICHAGWVLISAKILQGKKVTSTPGIKDDMMNAGAEWVDEAVIVDGNIVSSRRPPDLPDYMREFIRVLAD; this is encoded by the coding sequence TTGACTTTACATAACAAAAAAGTGATTCAATTAGTCAGCGATGAATTTGAGGATTTAGAACTATGGTATCCTGTGTTGCGCTTGCGTGAAGAAGGAGCTGAGGTCGTTATTGCTGGTGAAAAGGCGGGCACTACTTATGTCGGAAAATATGGTGTGCCCATTCAATCCGACATCTCTTTTCATGATGCCGACCCAAACGATTTTGACGCCATTCTGGTGCCTGGGGGCTGGTCCCCTGATAAACTAAGAAGATATGATGATATAATTGCTATGGTTCGCACGATGAATGATCAACAGAAACCAATTGGCCAAATCTGTCATGCCGGCTGGGTACTCATTTCTGCTAAGATTCTCCAAGGAAAGAAAGTTACCAGTACTCCAGGCATTAAAGATGATATGATGAATGCAGGGGCAGAATGGGTAGATGAAGCGGTAATCGTGGACGGCAACATCGTCTCCAGCCGAAGACCACCAGACCTTCCCGATTATATGAGAGAATTTATCCGTGTATTGGCTGACTAA
- a CDS encoding citrate synthase/methylcitrate synthase, with amino-acid sequence MSFQKGLKGVIAAETRISEVDGSNGRLVYRGYEIRDFSTTYSFEEIAHLLWFGELPSSEQLKKFKSNFASYRSLSSTMKKVLYILPEEMDMMSVIRTVLSSAGNPSMTWKPTVEEAMKLTAIVPTIIAYRKRILDGKEIIPPSEENGHVENYLHMLDGDKARPEHIRALETYMILTMEHGMNASTFSARVTASTESDLVSAVTSAVGTMKGPLHGGAPSEVLLLLNELKEVKEKHSYLRDKILAGEKLMGFGHRVYKTHDPRSIALKETLLRLVGKDEWLDLALEVESAAVEVLKELKPGRGLYTNVEFYAAAIMKAINFNGSLFTPTFTASRMVGWTAHVLEQAEDNMIYRPMSRYVGN; translated from the coding sequence ATGAGTTTTCAAAAGGGGTTAAAGGGTGTCATAGCTGCGGAAACCCGGATTAGTGAAGTGGATGGTTCTAATGGTCGTTTAGTATATCGAGGATATGAGATTAGAGACTTCTCAACTACTTATTCTTTTGAGGAGATTGCTCATCTATTATGGTTTGGTGAGCTGCCTTCTAGTGAACAGTTAAAGAAGTTTAAATCCAATTTTGCATCCTACAGGTCTCTCTCTTCTACTATGAAAAAGGTTTTGTATATTCTCCCGGAAGAAATGGATATGATGAGTGTGATTAGAACGGTATTGTCAAGTGCAGGGAACCCATCGATGACGTGGAAGCCAACGGTTGAAGAGGCAATGAAACTCACAGCAATTGTACCTACAATCATCGCCTATCGAAAAAGGATATTAGATGGAAAAGAAATTATTCCTCCTAGTGAAGAAAATGGGCATGTCGAAAACTATTTGCATATGTTAGATGGGGACAAAGCTAGACCAGAGCATATACGTGCATTAGAAACTTATATGATCTTAACAATGGAACATGGGATGAATGCCTCCACCTTTTCTGCAAGAGTAACTGCATCTACCGAATCGGACCTGGTATCTGCGGTGACTTCTGCGGTCGGGACAATGAAAGGGCCACTTCATGGCGGGGCTCCCTCAGAGGTACTATTATTGTTAAATGAATTGAAAGAAGTAAAGGAAAAACATTCTTACTTGCGAGATAAAATTTTAGCAGGAGAAAAGTTAATGGGTTTTGGACATCGAGTATACAAAACTCATGATCCCCGCTCCATCGCACTAAAAGAAACATTATTAAGGCTTGTAGGAAAAGATGAATGGCTTGACTTGGCATTAGAGGTAGAAAGTGCGGCAGTGGAAGTGTTAAAAGAGCTTAAGCCAGGAAGAGGATTATATACAAATGTGGAGTTTTATGCTGCAGCCATTATGAAAGCTATTAATTTTAATGGTTCCCTATTTACGCCAACTTTTACAGCAAGTCGAATGGTTGGCTGGACCGCACATGTTTTAGAACAAGCAGAAGATAATATGATTTATCGGCCGATGTCGAGGTATGTAGGGAACTAG
- a CDS encoding argininosuccinate synthase, translated as MGKEKVVLAYSGGLDTSVSVKWLQEKYGYDVIALGLDVGEGKDLESIRQKALDVGAIKAIMVDAKEMLANDYIVPALKSNAMYEGKYPLSSALSRPLISKLLVQVAEEEGAVAVAHGCTGKGNDQVRFEVSIQALNPQLKVIAPVREWGMTRDEEIEYAVKHNIPIPVNLENPFSIDANIWGRACEAGVLENPWNEAPEAAFDWTNPIELTPDQPEYVEITFNQGVPVALNDKQMGLVDLIEELNLLGGKHGVGRIDHIENRLVGIKSREVYENPAALILIQAHKELEFLTLPREVTQFKTSIDEQMAKVIYEGLWFSPLVNALGAFIEETQKNVTGKIRVKLQKGNHTVVGRQSPFSLYNEELATYSKGDMFDHNAAVGFIKLWGLPTKVYAEIHKKEKVSL; from the coding sequence ATGGGTAAAGAGAAAGTGGTATTAGCTTATTCCGGAGGACTTGATACCTCCGTTTCAGTTAAATGGTTACAGGAGAAATATGGGTATGATGTCATTGCCCTAGGATTGGATGTTGGTGAAGGAAAAGATCTTGAGTCCATCAGACAGAAGGCATTGGATGTTGGTGCAATCAAAGCAATTATGGTGGATGCAAAAGAGATGTTAGCAAATGACTATATTGTACCTGCACTGAAATCAAATGCAATGTATGAGGGAAAATATCCTCTGTCATCTGCCTTGTCACGTCCACTCATCTCCAAGCTGCTTGTTCAGGTGGCGGAAGAAGAGGGAGCAGTAGCAGTGGCACATGGTTGTACGGGAAAGGGGAACGATCAAGTTCGCTTTGAAGTATCCATCCAAGCTTTGAATCCGCAACTGAAAGTCATTGCACCTGTACGTGAGTGGGGGATGACTCGAGATGAGGAAATTGAATACGCGGTAAAACATAATATTCCCATTCCGGTGAATTTGGAAAATCCATTCTCCATTGATGCAAATATTTGGGGAAGAGCTTGTGAAGCGGGTGTATTGGAAAATCCATGGAATGAAGCACCTGAAGCTGCATTTGACTGGACTAATCCAATTGAGCTTACTCCAGACCAACCTGAATATGTGGAAATCACTTTTAATCAAGGGGTACCTGTTGCCTTAAACGATAAACAGATGGGACTTGTAGATCTAATTGAAGAATTGAATTTGCTTGGTGGAAAACACGGGGTCGGAAGAATCGATCATATTGAAAATCGTCTCGTCGGAATCAAATCCCGTGAAGTGTATGAAAACCCGGCAGCCCTCATTCTAATTCAAGCACACAAAGAGCTTGAATTCCTGACTCTTCCAAGAGAGGTAACCCAATTTAAAACGTCCATTGATGAACAAATGGCAAAGGTCATCTATGAAGGGCTTTGGTTTTCTCCATTAGTGAATGCCCTGGGAGCATTCATTGAGGAAACTCAGAAAAATGTAACAGGTAAGATTCGAGTGAAACTTCAAAAAGGGAATCACACAGTTGTAGGACGACAATCTCCATTTAGTCTTTATAATGAAGAGCTTGCAACCTATTCCAAAGGGGATATGTTCGACCACAATGCTGCAGTCGGCTTCATCAAACTATGGGGCTTGCCGACAAAAGTGTATGCAGAGATCCATAAAAAAGAAAAAGTGAGCCTATAA
- a CDS encoding DsbA family oxidoreductase: MKIEIWSDYVCPFCYIGKRRLEKALEDFPHKDKIDIEFKSFELDPNAKRDTDMNLYEILAKKYGMPVEEAKRMSAGVAKQASEVGLQFHFDTSIPTNTFDAHRLAKYAETQGKAKEATESLLKAHFTESKHIGDKGYLKELGVSLGLNAAEVEDVLAGNAFEEDVRFDQREAKEIGVQGVPFFVLNSKYAISGAQPPEVFAEALAKVWEEENEKPKLQNFESKNKSETSYCSDDCCE, encoded by the coding sequence ATGAAAATAGAAATCTGGTCTGATTATGTTTGTCCTTTCTGCTATATCGGTAAACGAAGATTGGAGAAAGCATTAGAAGATTTCCCACACAAAGATAAAATAGATATCGAATTCAAGAGCTTTGAATTAGATCCCAATGCAAAGCGTGATACTGATATGAACTTATATGAAATACTTGCTAAAAAATACGGAATGCCTGTGGAAGAGGCAAAGCGGATGAGTGCAGGAGTTGCAAAACAGGCGTCTGAGGTCGGGTTGCAATTTCACTTTGATACATCCATTCCAACTAACACGTTTGATGCACACCGCCTAGCAAAATATGCGGAGACTCAAGGTAAAGCGAAAGAAGCAACAGAAAGTCTTCTTAAAGCTCATTTTACTGAATCCAAGCATATTGGCGATAAAGGCTATTTAAAGGAATTAGGGGTAAGCTTAGGGTTGAATGCTGCAGAAGTAGAAGATGTGTTAGCAGGGAATGCCTTTGAAGAAGATGTTCGTTTTGATCAAAGGGAAGCAAAAGAGATTGGCGTTCAGGGAGTCCCGTTCTTTGTGTTAAACAGCAAGTATGCCATATCCGGAGCCCAGCCTCCGGAAGTATTCGCAGAAGCTTTGGCCAAAGTATGGGAAGAGGAAAATGAAAAGCCGAAATTACAAAATTTTGAGTCCAAAAACAAAAGTGAAACATCTTATTGCTCGGATGATTGCTGTGAGTAA
- a CDS encoding Gfo/Idh/MocA family oxidoreductase, with protein MKSIYNVGIVGLGVVGQRLISEFKKHSNIHIIALCDFNQELIQETAQHCEGAHCFSDFHELLRLEEIDFVYIAVPPAVHYQVVMAAFQNNKHVLCEKPLANSEQEALEMLSAAEKSGLLHAMHFPLVYEQAYATIDKKLSENAFGEIKRITLKMHFERWPRPWQQTNWINSRLQGGFIREISPHYLQLILHFFGQVKEVSSSIDFPENPELSEQGVIATLKLENGVQVLIDGLVGQAEKEEIAFTIHGSKQSLSLINWRQVNIATKGEGWTELDESLLVPSNISLVEEFVKKLNKQEAKVVGFDQGLRIQEVLEKLIEQ; from the coding sequence ATGAAAAGTATTTATAATGTAGGAATTGTCGGTTTAGGAGTAGTCGGCCAACGACTGATTTCAGAATTTAAAAAACACTCAAACATCCATATAATAGCACTATGTGATTTTAATCAAGAACTTATACAAGAAACAGCACAACATTGTGAAGGTGCCCATTGTTTTTCAGACTTTCATGAATTACTACGACTCGAAGAAATTGATTTTGTCTATATAGCAGTTCCACCTGCTGTCCATTATCAAGTGGTCATGGCGGCTTTTCAGAATAATAAGCATGTGCTTTGTGAAAAGCCATTGGCCAATTCCGAGCAAGAAGCACTAGAGATGCTATCTGCTGCTGAAAAATCAGGGTTGTTACATGCCATGCATTTTCCGCTTGTTTATGAACAAGCTTATGCCACCATTGATAAAAAGTTAAGTGAAAATGCTTTCGGAGAAATAAAACGTATTACTCTAAAAATGCATTTTGAGCGCTGGCCAAGACCTTGGCAACAGACAAACTGGATAAATAGCCGTCTACAGGGTGGTTTTATAAGGGAAATATCTCCCCATTATCTACAATTAATCCTCCATTTTTTTGGACAAGTAAAAGAAGTTTCCAGCTCCATCGATTTTCCTGAGAACCCTGAACTTAGCGAGCAAGGAGTAATTGCGACGTTGAAACTTGAAAATGGAGTGCAAGTACTTATCGATGGTCTTGTAGGGCAGGCTGAAAAAGAAGAAATAGCCTTTACGATTCACGGTTCGAAACAAAGCTTGTCATTAATAAACTGGAGGCAAGTGAACATTGCTACCAAAGGGGAGGGATGGACCGAACTAGATGAGTCTTTATTGGTACCTTCAAACATTTCATTAGTCGAAGAATTTGTAAAAAAGTTAAACAAGCAGGAAGCAAAAGTAGTCGGATTTGATCAAGGGTTACGTATACAAGAAGTGTTGGAGAAGTTAATCGAACAATAA
- a CDS encoding AAA domain-containing protein, whose protein sequence is MKTSSYIKEWKKALQAEIQHLKKYGSTKYLIKNGHLVTKDNTFTYFFETNTSVRIPVGSQVKVEWGGINTEGKILSSEGKNVIISFQESLGDMITEAYLFHDPWELLDQLIQRLDEIKESKKKRARINRLMNPVNVTNHPTDIIKSNVHELILRSKYNPVTFVWGPPGTGKTYTLARVAANKYFKKKKVLLLSHSNQSVDVLMREISSFLSKKERYTEGDVLRYGSHNSELLSDLPAITSSQILQSRDPRLAEERDKVIEERKYLKMDLSKSFSKRDSESLLKLESKVARILEKIRHKELEFLQDAYITGTTLAKAAMDPAIYEKDYDVIILDEASMAYVPQAAFAASMAKNIIICGDFKQLPPIASARHELVGKWLREDVFHRTGVADSVHSSELHPQLFLLQEQRRMHPDISSFTNKYIYHSLVGDHPSVSRARIHIARQRPFPDKASILLSTSFTGEHAFVENISKSRINLWHLLQSFQLIHEAYMDGARSIGYISPYRAQAQWMDILLQDLYQHEKETADIMAATVHRFQGSERDVIIFDSVDSYPLERPGMLLIGKESERLLNVAVTRTKGKFVHISDTHFIKRNVSSKKMIRKLVEFQEKSQLQVHPHEIGTWIKHQHHRVQWQHARKWERVLEDMKQAHTLILIGLPDQAGLPEEWENTLKKCKVRVSRVSGEVSFPFVMIDNRILWLGIPVEATRNTKPPYVSVRVDSEALCREFIHQVGG, encoded by the coding sequence ATGAAGACCTCATCATACATAAAAGAGTGGAAAAAAGCTTTACAGGCTGAAATACAACATTTAAAGAAATATGGAAGCACAAAGTATCTTATTAAAAATGGTCATCTTGTGACGAAAGATAACACCTTCACATATTTTTTCGAGACCAATACTTCTGTACGAATCCCTGTGGGTTCGCAAGTGAAAGTGGAGTGGGGTGGAATAAATACAGAAGGGAAGATTCTTTCTTCTGAAGGGAAAAACGTCATCATTTCATTTCAAGAATCGTTAGGGGACATGATTACAGAAGCATATCTTTTTCATGATCCATGGGAATTACTGGACCAGCTGATCCAAAGGCTGGATGAAATAAAAGAAAGTAAGAAAAAAAGGGCACGTATTAATAGGTTGATGAATCCGGTTAATGTGACAAACCATCCAACGGATATCATTAAAAGCAATGTTCATGAATTGATTCTTCGCTCAAAATACAACCCTGTCACCTTTGTATGGGGGCCTCCCGGAACTGGAAAGACTTATACCTTGGCCAGGGTTGCCGCAAATAAATATTTTAAAAAGAAAAAAGTTTTGCTACTTTCTCACAGCAATCAATCTGTAGACGTACTTATGCGAGAAATTTCATCGTTCCTTTCCAAAAAAGAACGATACACGGAAGGAGATGTGCTTAGGTACGGATCCCATAACAGTGAACTGTTGTCAGACCTTCCAGCCATCACTTCATCACAGATACTGCAAAGCCGAGACCCGAGGCTTGCAGAAGAAAGGGATAAAGTGATAGAAGAAAGAAAGTATTTAAAAATGGATTTATCCAAATCTTTCAGTAAGCGGGATTCTGAAAGCTTACTGAAACTTGAATCGAAGGTTGCGAGAATACTGGAGAAAATTCGTCACAAGGAATTGGAATTTTTACAGGATGCTTACATTACCGGAACTACACTGGCCAAAGCGGCCATGGATCCTGCAATATATGAAAAGGATTATGATGTTATCATTTTGGACGAAGCTAGTATGGCGTATGTTCCACAAGCTGCTTTTGCAGCATCTATGGCTAAAAATATTATTATTTGTGGAGATTTTAAACAACTTCCTCCTATTGCATCTGCAAGACATGAACTAGTGGGAAAATGGTTAAGAGAGGATGTCTTCCACCGTACAGGAGTTGCGGATAGTGTGCATTCATCAGAATTGCATCCCCAATTATTTTTACTACAAGAACAGCGTAGGATGCACCCTGACATATCCTCTTTTACAAATAAATATATTTATCACTCTCTTGTAGGTGATCATCCAAGTGTCTCGAGAGCTAGAATTCATATAGCAAGACAGCGACCTTTTCCCGATAAAGCGTCAATACTTTTAAGTACCAGTTTTACTGGAGAGCATGCTTTTGTAGAAAATATCAGCAAATCCCGCATAAATCTTTGGCACCTACTACAATCATTTCAATTGATTCATGAAGCATATATGGATGGAGCACGATCAATCGGTTATATTTCTCCATATCGAGCACAGGCACAATGGATGGACATCCTGCTACAAGACTTATATCAACATGAAAAAGAAACGGCGGATATCATGGCAGCTACGGTTCATCGCTTCCAAGGGAGCGAGCGGGATGTCATCATTTTCGACTCGGTTGATAGCTATCCTCTTGAGAGACCAGGGATGTTGTTAATAGGGAAAGAAAGTGAGCGTCTCTTGAACGTTGCCGTAACAAGAACCAAAGGCAAGTTTGTTCATATCAGTGACACTCACTTTATTAAAAGAAATGTATCTTCCAAAAAAATGATCAGAAAGCTAGTTGAGTTTCAGGAAAAATCTCAACTCCAGGTACATCCACATGAAATAGGAACTTGGATTAAGCATCAACACCACAGGGTTCAGTGGCAGCATGCCAGAAAATGGGAAAGAGTTTTGGAAGATATGAAACAAGCACACACCTTGATTTTAATAGGTTTACCCGATCAAGCTGGCCTTCCCGAAGAGTGGGAAAACACACTTAAGAAATGTAAGGTAAGAGTTTCGAGAGTATCTGGTGAAGTAAGCTTTCCTTTTGTTATGATTGACAATCGAATTCTTTGGCTTGGAATACCGGTAGAAGCAACCCGGAATACAAAGCCTCCTTATGTAAGCGTGAGGGTAGACTCTGAAGCATTATGCAGGGAGTTCATCCATCAGGTTGGAGGTTAG
- a CDS encoding dimethylarginine dimethylaminohydrolase family protein, with protein sequence MTINLEQTNHAIRHTCTSEFGELKKVVVCPPTHMSISEIINETQKHYAEDNIDETLASKQHRTFVQTMLANGIDVYSLPPSDTLPEQVFTRDIGFTLGDTVFISHMGSDIRTGEEEILKSWLGENHSSFTALSGHSVEGGDVMIDRDIVYVGISGRTSSEGLDKISSALPEYTVYPIPIKQSYLHLDCVFNVISPTEALIYTPALREQEIEFLSKRYELIEVTKEEQFTMGTNVLSIGNKKIFSLPCNINVNAQLRKRGYEVLEVDISEIIKSGGSFRCCTLPLLRK encoded by the coding sequence TTGACGATAAACCTTGAACAAACCAATCATGCGATAAGACATACATGCACAAGTGAATTCGGTGAATTAAAGAAGGTGGTTGTTTGCCCACCGACACATATGAGTATCAGCGAAATTATTAACGAAACCCAAAAACATTACGCCGAAGACAACATTGATGAGACATTGGCATCCAAGCAACACCGTACTTTCGTTCAAACAATGCTTGCCAATGGAATTGATGTTTACAGTCTTCCACCTTCCGATACATTGCCTGAACAAGTATTTACCAGAGATATCGGATTTACGCTAGGTGACACTGTTTTTATCTCCCATATGGGAAGTGATATCAGAACTGGGGAGGAAGAAATCCTTAAATCATGGTTAGGGGAAAACCATTCTTCCTTTACCGCGTTATCCGGCCATAGTGTGGAGGGCGGAGATGTGATGATTGACCGTGATATTGTCTATGTGGGAATAAGCGGGAGGACAAGTTCTGAAGGCTTGGATAAGATAAGTAGTGCACTTCCTGAATATACGGTGTATCCAATTCCTATCAAACAATCTTACCTCCATCTTGACTGTGTATTCAACGTCATCTCCCCAACGGAAGCGTTGATTTACACTCCTGCGCTAAGAGAACAGGAAATCGAATTTTTATCCAAACGGTATGAATTGATCGAAGTAACCAAGGAGGAACAATTCACGATGGGGACCAATGTCCTTTCCATTGGGAACAAAAAGATTTTCAGTCTTCCCTGTAACATAAATGTAAATGCACAGCTTAGAAAAAGGGGATATGAAGTCCTAGAAGTGGATATCTCTGAAATCATCAAGTCCGGTGGTTCTTTCAGATGCTGTACACTACCATTATTAAGAAAATAG
- the argH gene encoding argininosuccinate lyase: MSKLWGGRFTKETNKLVEEFTASIEFDKELALEDIQGSIAHVQMLSDCGIISEEDSVTIKHGLKMIEKKIVAGELEFSVAHEDIHMNIEKFLIDEIGPVGGKLHTGRSRNDQVATDMHLYLKKQTQSIISLLTDVQKSILFKAKENMHTILPGYTHLQRAQPVSFAHHLMAYFWMLERDKERLQDSLKRINWSPLGAGALAGTTFPIDREQTASLLGFERVYPNSMDAVSDRDFIVEFLSHASLIMTHISRLSEELVVWSSQEFQFIELDDSFCTGSSIMPQKKNPDVPELLRAKTGRVYGNLVGLLTVLKGLPLAYNKDMQEDKEGMFDTVKTLDGSLRLLAPMIETMTVNQENMFAAVSQDFSNATDIADYLVTKGLPFRQAHEIIGKIVLYAINQDKYLLGLSIEEYQQFSPLFTEDIFEILQPKHVVGARKSEGGTSFEQVKNQLALAEQHI, encoded by the coding sequence ATGTCAAAGCTTTGGGGCGGACGTTTTACAAAAGAGACAAACAAACTAGTCGAAGAGTTTACAGCATCCATCGAGTTTGACAAAGAACTCGCACTTGAAGATATACAAGGAAGCATAGCTCATGTACAAATGCTGAGCGATTGCGGCATCATTTCTGAGGAAGACTCGGTCACAATCAAACATGGATTAAAAATGATCGAAAAAAAGATAGTGGCAGGAGAATTGGAATTCTCCGTTGCCCATGAAGATATCCATATGAATATTGAAAAGTTTTTAATTGATGAAATTGGACCGGTGGGAGGGAAGCTTCATACCGGAAGAAGCCGTAATGACCAAGTGGCAACAGATATGCACTTATATTTGAAAAAGCAAACACAAAGTATTATTTCGTTATTGACTGATGTCCAAAAATCCATCTTATTCAAGGCAAAAGAAAATATGCATACCATTCTTCCTGGATATACCCATTTGCAGCGTGCCCAGCCTGTATCTTTTGCCCATCACCTCATGGCTTATTTCTGGATGTTGGAACGAGACAAGGAACGGTTGCAGGATAGCTTAAAGCGAATCAACTGGTCACCGTTAGGGGCAGGGGCATTGGCCGGCACAACCTTTCCGATAGACCGTGAACAGACCGCATCCTTATTAGGGTTTGAAAGAGTTTACCCAAATAGCATGGATGCCGTCAGTGATCGTGATTTCATTGTAGAATTCCTTTCTCATGCATCATTGATCATGACGCATATATCACGCCTTTCGGAAGAATTGGTTGTCTGGTCGAGTCAGGAGTTTCAATTCATCGAACTTGACGATTCTTTCTGTACAGGGTCAAGTATCATGCCACAGAAGAAAAATCCGGACGTACCTGAACTCCTTCGCGCCAAAACCGGAAGAGTGTATGGAAATCTTGTTGGATTATTGACTGTCTTAAAAGGACTTCCACTGGCATACAACAAGGATATGCAGGAAGACAAGGAGGGAATGTTCGATACAGTAAAAACGCTTGATGGTTCATTAAGACTACTTGCGCCAATGATTGAAACGATGACTGTGAATCAGGAGAATATGTTTGCAGCTGTCTCCCAGGATTTCTCGAACGCAACAGATATTGCTGATTACCTGGTGACAAAAGGGCTTCCCTTTAGACAGGCTCATGAAATTATCGGCAAAATTGTTCTTTACGCCATCAACCAGGATAAATATCTCCTCGGGCTTTCCATAGAAGAATATCAACAATTTTCTCCTTTGTTTACGGAAGACATTTTTGAGATCCTTCAACCAAAACATGTTGTGGGTGCTCGTAAAAGTGAAGGCGGAACATCTTTTGAACAAGTGAAAAATCAACTTGCTTTAGCTGAACAGCATATTTAA
- a CDS encoding CAP domain-containing protein codes for MKRRCTMKKFIKITTITAFALSLMVGCNNNTANDNMDNNNTAFNGNGYGNGITHVRNDARGKGQSADVQEINNGYLTIDQNSFSTSIPSEEFPHVEKFQQQGPFAIYKFQQEAPQGQPEQGQAPQGQPEQRQAPQNEQAAPPENQPAEEPTEDNQQQAEESTEGISETEMKVIELTNAERRKNGLSDLKADASLSNVARDKSKDMQTNNYFSHTSPTHGSPFDMMRDYGISYNTAGENIAMGQRSPEEVVQAWMNSEGHRKNILNGEFTHIGVGYVEEGNYWTQMFIGK; via the coding sequence ATGAAAAGGAGATGTACCATGAAAAAATTTATTAAAATCACGACTATCACTGCCTTTGCATTATCTTTGATGGTAGGTTGTAATAACAATACTGCAAACGATAATATGGATAATAACAACACGGCATTCAACGGTAATGGCTATGGTAACGGAATAACTCATGTTAGAAATGATGCAAGAGGGAAGGGTCAAAGCGCCGATGTCCAAGAAATTAACAACGGATACTTAACGATTGATCAAAACTCGTTTAGCACTTCTATTCCAAGTGAAGAGTTTCCGCATGTTGAAAAGTTCCAACAGCAGGGACCGTTTGCTATCTATAAATTCCAGCAAGAAGCACCTCAGGGTCAACCTGAACAAGGACAAGCACCTCAAGGTCAGCCTGAACAAAGGCAAGCACCACAAAATGAGCAAGCCGCACCTCCAGAAAACCAGCCAGCTGAAGAACCTACTGAAGATAATCAGCAACAAGCTGAAGAATCCACAGAAGGTATTTCTGAAACAGAAATGAAAGTAATTGAGCTTACGAATGCTGAACGCCGTAAGAATGGCCTTTCAGATCTCAAAGCTGACGCTTCTTTAAGTAATGTGGCACGTGACAAGTCGAAGGATATGCAAACAAACAATTACTTCTCACATACAAGTCCAACACACGGATCTCCTTTTGATATGATGAGGGATTATGGGATCTCCTACAATACAGCTGGAGAGAATATTGCAATGGGCCAACGTTCTCCTGAAGAAGTCGTTCAGGCTTGGATGAATAGTGAAGGTCATCGTAAGAATATATTAAACGGTGAGTTTACACATATCGGTGTTGGATATGTTGAAGAAGGTAACTATTGGACACAGATGTTTATCGGAAAGTAA
- a CDS encoding YihY/virulence factor BrkB family protein yields MGRLIRFLKRLGNEMKKDRATGLAAEQAYYYMLSVFPLLVLALSIIPYLNIDPQKVIEFLQTIMPPETVSVFEENINDFVNKPNGGLLTVGILGTIWSASNGMNAFIGAMNQAFNVEETRPFYLVRLLSIGLTIGLIFAFLIAFFLPVFGGIIIGQLENIINIPGSTAIILNVLRFIIAFFVIFTIITTLYRIAPNVNKTLKELFPGAIVATIIWQMVSIGFSFYVSSFGNYSATYGSLGGVIILMLWLFLTGLALVIGGEINAIYHKDRLRTEIDYHEEKFTAL; encoded by the coding sequence ATGGGCCGCCTTATTAGATTTTTAAAAAGACTAGGAAACGAAATGAAAAAAGACAGAGCAACAGGACTAGCGGCAGAACAAGCATACTACTACATGCTCTCAGTGTTCCCCTTACTGGTTTTAGCACTTTCTATTATTCCGTATCTAAACATTGATCCACAGAAAGTCATTGAATTTCTTCAAACTATAATGCCTCCAGAAACTGTTTCGGTTTTTGAAGAGAACATAAATGATTTCGTGAACAAACCTAATGGAGGATTATTGACTGTTGGAATATTAGGGACCATCTGGTCAGCATCAAATGGGATGAATGCATTTATCGGCGCCATGAACCAAGCTTTCAACGTAGAAGAAACCAGACCTTTCTACCTTGTAAGATTACTATCCATCGGGCTCACCATCGGTTTGATATTTGCCTTTCTGATTGCTTTTTTCCTTCCCGTGTTCGGAGGAATCATTATCGGTCAACTGGAAAATATAATAAATATTCCGGGAAGCACTGCTATCATTCTTAATGTACTGAGGTTCATTATCGCATTTTTCGTTATTTTTACCATTATTACTACACTCTATAGAATTGCACCAAATGTGAATAAAACGCTCAAGGAGCTTTTTCCTGGCGCGATTGTGGCAACTATTATCTGGCAAATGGTTTCCATCGGGTTTTCATTTTATGTAAGTAGTTTTGGTAATTATTCAGCAACTTACGGAAGTCTAGGTGGAGTCATTATTCTTATGCTTTGGCTATTTTTAACTGGACTCGCCCTTGTTATAGGTGGAGAAATCAATGCAATATATCACAAGGACAGATTGCGCACTGAGATAGATTATCATGAAGAAAAATTTACAGCCCTCTAA